The genomic region gttgttgttggagcctctgtgctcattgtaggggcagctgtgtttgtagtgggagaagctgtggttgttgtcggagcgtctgtggtagttgtaggggcagctggggttgtagtgggagcggatgttgttgttgttggagcctctgtagtagttgttggggaagctgttgttgttgttggaccctctgtggtagttgtagggccagctgtggttgtagtgggagaagctgtggttgttgttggagcctctgtgctcgttgtaggggcagctgtgtttgtagtgggagaagctgtggttgttgtcggagcctctgtggtagttgtagggccagctgtggttgaagtgggagaaggtgtggttgttgttggagcctctatgTTCGCTGTAGgaatggctgttgttgttgttggagcctcagtggtagttgtagggccagctgtggttgtagtgggagaagctgtggttgttgttggagcctctgtgctcgttgtaggggcagctgtggttgtagtgggagaagctgtggttgttgttggagcctctgtgctcgttgtaggggcagctgtggttgtagtcggagaagctgtggttgttgttggagcctctgtgctcgttgtaggggcagctgtggttgtagtgggagaagctgtggttgttgttggagcgtctgtcgtagttgttggggcagctgttgttgttgttggaacctctgtggtagttgtaggagtggctgttgttgttgttgaagcctctgtgctagttgtaggaatggatgttgtggttgttggagcctctgtggtagttgtagggccagctgtggttgtagtgggagaagctgtagtTGTttctggagcctctgtgctcgttgtaggggcagctgtgtttgtagtgggagaagctgtggttgttgtcggagcgtctgtggtagttgtaggggcagctggggttgtagtgggagtggatgttgttgttgttggagcctctgtgctagttgtaggagtggctgttgtggttgttggagcctctgtgctcgttgtaggggcagctgtggttgaagtgggagaaggtgtcgttgttgttggagcctctgtgttcgttgtaggagtggctgttgttgttgttggagcctctgtggtagttgtagggccagctgtggttgtagtgggagaagctgtggttgttgttggagcctctgtgctcgttgtaggggcagctgtggttgtagtgggagaagctgtggttgttgttggagcatctgtgctcgttgtaggggcagctgtggttgtagtcggagaagctgtggttgttgttggagcgtctgtcgtagttgttggggcagctgttgttgttgttggaacctctgtggtagttgttggagtggctgttgttgttgttggagcctctgtgctagttgtaggaatagctgttgtggttgttggagcctctgtggtagttgtagggccagctgtggttgaagtgggagaagctgtggttgttgttggagcctctgtgttcgttgtaggagtggctgttgttgttgttggagcctctgtggtagttgtagggccagctgtggttgaagtgggagaagctgtggttgtggttggagcctctgtgctcgttgtaggggcagctgtggttgtagtgggagaagctgttgtcgttgttggaacctctgtggtagttgtaggagtggctgttgttgttgttggagtctctgtggtagttgtaaggccagctgtggttgtagtgggagaagctgtggttgttgttggagcctctgtgctcgttgtaggggcagctgtgtttgtagtgggagaagctgtggttgttgttggagcgtctgtggtagttgtaggggcagctggggttgtagtggaagaagctgtggttgttgttggagcctctgtgttagttgtaggagtgactgttgttgttattggaccctctgtggtagttgtagggccagctgtggttgtagtgggagaagctgtggttgttgttggagcatcTGCTGcggttgtaggtgcagctgatgttgtagtgggagcacctgttgtcgttgttggaacctctgtggtagttgtaggagtggctgttgttgttgttggagtctctgtggtagttgtagggccagctggggttgtagtgggagaagctgtggttgttgttggagcctctgtgctagttgtaggagtggctgttgttgttgttgttggagcctcattggtagttgtagggccagctgtggttgtagtgggagaagctgtggttgttgttggagcctctgtgctcgttttaggggcagctgtgtttgtagtgggagaagctgtggttgttgtcggagcgtctgtggtagttgtaggggcagctggggttgtagtgggagcggatgttgttgttgttggagcctctgtagtagttgttggggcagctgttgttgttgttggagcctctgtggtagttgtagggccagctgtggttgtagtgggagaagctgtggttgttgttggagcctctgtgctcgttgtaggggcagctgtgtttgtagtgggagaagctgtggttgttgtcggagcctctgtggtagttgtagggccagctgtggttgaagtgggagaaggtgtggttgttgttggagcctctatgTTCGCTGTAGgaatggctgttgttgttgttggagcctcagtggtagttgtagggccagctgtggttgtagtgggagaagctgtggttgtcgttggagcctctgtgctcgttgtaggggcagctgtggttgtagtgggagaagctgtggttgttgttggagcctctgtgctcgttgtaggggcagctgtggttgtagtcggagaagctgtggttgttgttggagcctctgtgctcgttgtaggggcagctgtggttgtagtgggagaagctgtggttgttgttggagcgtctgtcgtagttgttggggcagctgttgttgttgttggaacctctgtggtagttgtaggagtggctgttgttgttgttgaagcctctgtgctagttgtaggaatggctgttgtggttgttggagcctctgtggtagttgtagggccagctgtggttgtagtgggagaagctgtagttgttgttggagcctctgtgctcgttgtaggggcagctgtggttgtattgggagaagctgtggttgttgttggagcgtctgtcgtagttgttggggcagctgttgttgttgttggaacctctgtggtagttgtaggagtggctgttgttgttgttggagcctctgtagttggggcagctgttgatgTTTTTGgaccctctgtggtagttgttggggcagctgttgttgttgttggaacctctgtggtagttgttggagtggctgttgctgttgttggagcctctgtgctagttgtaggaatagctgttgtggttgttggagcctctgtggtagctatagggccagctgtggttgaagtgggagaagctgtggttgttgttggagcctctgtgttcgttgtaggagtggctgttgttgttgttggagcctctgtggtagttgtagggccagctgtggttgtagtgggagaagctgtggttgttgttggagcgtgtgtcgtagttgttggggcagttgttgttgttgttggaacctctgtgatagttgtaggagtggctgttgttgttgttggagcctctgtgctagttgtaggaatggctgttgtggttgttggagcctctgtggtagttgtagggccagctgtggttgaagtgggagaagctgtggttgttgttggagcctctgtggtagttgtagtgccagctgtggttgtaataTGAGCAGCCGTTGTTGTTGATGGAGCCTCTGTTGCTGttataggtgcagctgtggttgtattgggagcagctgttgtcgttgttggaacctctgtggtagttgtaggaccagctgtggttgtagtgggagaagctgtggatgttgttggagcctctctgctagttgtaggagtgactgttgttgttgttggagcctctgtggtagttgtaggtgcagctgtggttgtagtgggagaagttgtggttgttgttgtagcggctgttgttgttgttgtagcctctttggtagttgtaggtgcagctgtggttgtagtgttagcagctgttgttgttgttggagcctctgtggtagttgtagggccagctgtggttgtaataGGAGCAGCCGTTGTTGTtgatggagcctctgtggtagttgtaggtgcagatgTTGTTGTAAGTGGAGCAgccgttgttgttggagcctctgttgctgttataggtgcagctgtggttgtagtgggagcacctgttgtagttgtaggtgcaactatggttgtagtgggagcagctgttgtcgttgttggaacctctgtggtagttgtaggaccaGCTGTGGTtatagtgggagaagctgtggatgttgttggagcctctgtgctagttttaggagtgactgttgttgttgttggagcctctgtggtagttgtaggtgcagctgtggttgtagtgggagaagttgtggttgttgttgtagcggctgttgttgttgttggagccgctgtggtagttgtaggtgcagctgtggttgtagtgggagaagctgttgtcgttgttggaacctctgtggtagttgtaggtgtggctgttgttgttggagcctctgtggtagttgtagggccagctgtggttgtagtgggagaagctgtggttgttgttggagcctctgtgctagttgtaggagtggctgatgttgttgttggagcctctgtggtagttgtagggccagctgtggttgtagtaggagaagctgtggttgttgttggagcctctgttgcggTTATAGGTGCAGCtgatgttgtagtgggagcacctgttgtagttgtaggtgcagctgtggttgtagtgggagcagctgttgtcgttgttggaacctctgtggtagtt from Osmerus mordax isolate fOsmMor3 chromosome 14, fOsmMor3.pri, whole genome shotgun sequence harbors:
- the LOC136956383 gene encoding mucin-2-like — protein: TPAGPTTTTETPTTTATPTTTTEVPTTTTGAPTTTSAAPTTAADAPTTTTASPTTTTAGPTTTTEGPITTTVTPTTNTEAPTTTTASSTTTPAAPTTTTDAPTTTTASPTTNTAAPTTSTEAPTTTTASPTTTTAGLTTTTETPTTTTATPTTTTEVPTTTTAAPTTTTAAPTTTTGAPTTTSAAPITATEAPTTTTASPTTTTAGPTTTTEAPTTTSATPTTSTEAPTTTTASPTTTTAGPTTTTEAPTTTATPTTTTEVPTTTTASPTTTTAAPTTTTAAPTTTTAATTTTTTSPTTTTAAPTTTTEAPTTTTVTPKTSTEAPTTSTASPTITTAGPTTTTEVPTTTTAAPTTTIVAPTTTTAGPTTTTEVPTTTTAAPNTTTAAPITATEAPSTTTAAHITTTAGTTTTTEAPTTTTASPTSTTAGPTTTTEAPTTTTAIPTTSTEAPTTTTATPTTITEVPTTTTTAPTTTTHAPTTTTASPTTTTAGPTTTTEAPTTTTATPTTNTEAPTTTTASPTSTTAGPIATTEAPTTTTAIPTTSTEAPTTATATPTTTTEVPTTTTAAPTTTTEGPKTSTAAPTTEAPTTTTATPTTTTEVPTTTTAAPTTTTDAPTTTTASPNTTTAAPTTSTEAPTTTTASPTTTTA
- the LOC136956602 gene encoding integumentary mucin C.1-like, which translates into the protein TTDAPTTTTASPTTTTAAPTTSTEAPTTTTASPTTTTAAPTTSTEAPTTTTASPTTTTAAPTTSTEAPTTTTASPTTTTAGPTTTTEAPTTTTAIPTANIEAPTTTTPSPTSTTAGPTTTTEAPTTTTASPTTNTAAPTTSTEAPTTTTASPTTTTAGPTTTTEAPTTTTAAPTTTTEAPTTTTSAPTTTPAAPTTTTDAPTTTTASPTTNTAAPKTSTEAPTTTTASPTTTTAGPTTTNEAPTTTTTATPTTSTEAPTTTTASPTTTPAGPTTTTETPTTTTATPTTTTEVPTTTTGAPTTTSAAPTTAADAPTTTTASPTTTTAGPTTTTEGPITTTVTPTTNTEAPTTTTASST